The genome window atattAGTTTATGATAAAGTAAGTAAATTGAGTATTTTATAACTTCTATTTTCAGGTTGAATTGGAGCAATTGACATCCCAATCACATGATACACCTAAGAGTAGTAATGCTAGGGAAAActtcatcaaaaaaatatttaaacccCATCCTGGACGAGCACCTCTCCATGGAAAAGGTGTCACTCTATCTGATTTGAGAGAAAAATCAACAACTCAAGCATCCAATGAAGTTCTTCAAGAATTAGCTGCAAGGGAAAAGAAGGCGATCGAGATGGAGGAAAAGTTTGAAAGGATGATGCTTGGCTTAAAGAGCATTGTGGCACAAATTCAGCACACTTACCCTGGAGTTGAAATACCTCCAGAGATGATGGAAAGTCCTTTGGCTAATAGACACCAACCTCCGGATGCTGGAAGTGCTCCTCGAGTAGATTGACAGCATTCATCTACATCAACACATAGTCCTAGAGAGGTGATacaattttctgctttaatAGTGTTTGAATGAACTCAAAATACATGACAGAGGACATGCTTCAGTTGGGTTTTGAGAATAACACTTGTTAGCTAGACATCCCTTTATCTATGGTAGTTTGTGCTCCTACTTCATGATATTAGCCTTTGAGTAGGTTTAATAAAACTTTACCTTGAAATCTAAATTTTTTCCATTCTTTTGTAGGTCACCAGAAATGACAATGATGGTCGTGATGAGGAGGATCATGAAGAGGATATAATGGATGATGCATAATAGGGATTAGGAGTGAGCTCTTGACTTCTCTTTGgaatttgttttaattattaatgAACTAGCAAGTAGTTGTTATTTTGCATTATGTTTGATACGATAAGTAATTTTGTTGTTGCTCGGATTATAACTTTTATGGATATGAATTTTTGTGTTCATATACTTTATTTATGGATATTAATTTGGTGGGTTGATTTAGATTATGATGATTATAGGATGTGAAATATTTGCATTTGATTTGATTCTGAAAATTTATTAGGCATTACAGGCATCAAATATGAAAATTGATTTGCAATGATTTTGCAACTATCATCATGCCTATATGCAACCGTTGCAAAATAATACCTTAAACTGTTGCCTAAAGAAAATCTACAACCATTGCAATTACTAATTTTAATTGTTGCCGTTAATTAACCTTGCAACGATTACAAAACTGTTGCAAATAAACGGCAACGGTTAACCAATACAATCGCAACGGTTTGAACTCGTTGTAAATAAGTAGGCGACACCCTAAGCATCTTATTTAGCAACGGTTTCTAACCGTTGCTAAATATCAATTATAACATGCAACGGTTAAATAACGGTTGCAGAATATAATATAGGCAACGGACGTAATATATTTTGGACCGTTGCATAAAGTAGTCAATTGCAACAGTTACAATAACTGTTACAGTAAATTACAAAACTGTTGCCATAACCTTTTGCAACGACGCTTTCTGCAACGGTGATATGAACTGTTGCAAATATTACTGGCAACGGTTTAATATAAGTTTGCAACGGTTT of Tripterygium wilfordii isolate XIE 37 chromosome 13, ASM1340144v1, whole genome shotgun sequence contains these proteins:
- the LOC120012461 gene encoding uncharacterized protein LOC120012461 produces the protein MWQKYTHTLGSKSFARVREDERKKRTNGEEPSEIDMFVLTRKRKDGTMKLDEETKVELEQLTSQSHDTPKSSNARENFIKKIFKPHPGRAPLHGKGVTLSDLREKSTTQASNEVLQELAAREKKAIEMEEKFERMMLGLKSIVAQIQHTYPGVEIPPEMMESPLANRHQPPDAGSAPRVD